A part of Bacillus thuringiensis genomic DNA contains:
- a CDS encoding S8 family peptidase, with protein MQQVTHNGDSYRLYPGTKNVTVGIIDSGIDINHPDLKDNISPGSKNLVPKGGFREQESQETGELNRLIDLRGHGTFTAGQVAANGFMKGVAPGIGIKMYRVFGNGAGEAIWVIKAIVEAAKDNVDVINLSLGEYLINGIVSSSDGESSEELSEIRAYKKAIKYAKSKGSVIVAAAGNDGLNVTNKQEMNDFFRKKNENTGVTYNGGVLDVPAELPNIVTVSSVGPSKLLSLFSNYGESFIDIAAPGGDNRLFQQYGLEQWVKNKLMLKELILTTAPGGGYALSVGVSLAAPKVSGALALIIDKNNLKKDPDKAVRYLYKNGVSNDTPTNKSFYGNGLLDVYKAVSQ; from the coding sequence ATGCAACAAGTAACCCATAATGGTGATAGCTATAGACTATATCCAGGAACTAAAAATGTAACTGTTGGTATCATTGATTCAGGCATTGATATAAATCATCCTGATTTAAAAGATAACATTTCACCTGGATCTAAAAATTTAGTGCCTAAAGGTGGGTTTAGAGAGCAAGAATCTCAAGAAACAGGTGAATTAAATCGCCTAATAGATCTAAGAGGACATGGAACTTTTACTGCTGGACAGGTTGCAGCTAATGGTTTTATGAAAGGGGTTGCTCCTGGTATTGGAATTAAAATGTATAGAGTGTTTGGTAATGGGGCGGGTGAGGCTATTTGGGTTATTAAAGCCATAGTTGAAGCTGCTAAAGATAATGTTGATGTTATCAATTTAAGTTTAGGCGAATACCTTATCAATGGTATAGTATCTTCTTCAGACGGTGAATCTAGTGAGGAATTATCTGAAATTAGAGCTTATAAAAAAGCCATTAAATATGCTAAGTCAAAGGGAAGTGTTATAGTTGCTGCGGCTGGTAATGACGGTCTTAATGTTACTAACAAGCAAGAAATGAATGATTTTTTTAGAAAGAAAAATGAAAATACTGGGGTAACATATAATGGAGGAGTATTAGATGTTCCTGCTGAGTTACCTAATATAGTAACAGTTTCATCTGTTGGCCCCTCTAAATTACTCTCCTTATTTTCAAATTATGGTGAAAGTTTTATAGATATTGCTGCACCTGGAGGAGATAATAGATTATTTCAGCAATATGGTTTAGAACAGTGGGTAAAAAATAAGCTAATGTTAAAAGAACTAATATTAACTACCGCCCCTGGTGGTGGTTATGCTCTCTCTGTAGGTGTTTCACTTGCCGCTCCAAAAGTGTCAGGTGCTTTAGCATTAATTATTGATAAAAATAATTTAAAAAAAGATCCAGATAAGGCCGTAAGATATCTTTATAAAAATGGAGTTAGCAATGATACCCCTACTAATAAAAGTTTTTATGGTAATGGTTTGCTTGATGTCTATAAGGCCGTTTCTCAATAG
- a CDS encoding nuclease-related domain-containing protein: MKVLIFELILIAVLIPLNIVVKKHVPKWKGKAGEKLVKRILSKLDSQSYCVLHDVTVNTEYGDTTQIDHIVIAETGVFVIETKNYEGWIYGSEKAARWTQGIFRKKHSFQNPFRQNYKHIKAIEWVMEQQLPCISIAAFHPKCSLKRVDVHSKGKHALYYNDLKSCIESYTEVQLTNDEVQHIYQTMLRANITDKGIKKKHVKYLQNKFAKQ; the protein is encoded by the coding sequence ATGAAAGTATTGATATTTGAATTAATTCTCATTGCGGTTCTCATTCCGTTGAATATTGTTGTAAAAAAACATGTACCGAAATGGAAAGGAAAAGCCGGAGAGAAATTAGTAAAACGTATATTGAGCAAGTTGGATTCTCAAAGTTATTGCGTGTTACATGATGTTACGGTTAATACGGAGTATGGTGATACAACGCAAATTGACCATATTGTTATCGCGGAAACCGGTGTATTTGTTATAGAGACGAAAAACTACGAGGGATGGATCTATGGAAGTGAGAAAGCAGCAAGATGGACACAAGGTATCTTTAGAAAGAAACACTCTTTTCAAAATCCATTTCGACAAAACTATAAACATATAAAAGCAATTGAATGGGTAATGGAACAACAGCTGCCGTGCATCTCTATAGCAGCATTTCATCCAAAATGCAGTTTAAAAAGAGTAGATGTTCATTCTAAAGGTAAACACGCCTTATATTATAACGACTTAAAAAGTTGTATTGAATCATATACTGAGGTGCAACTAACAAATGATGAGGTACAACATATTTACCAAACTATGTTGCGAGCAAACATAACGGATAAGGGTATTAAAAAGAAACATGTAAAGTATTTACAGAATAAGTTTGCTAAACAATAA
- the ltrA gene encoding group II intron reverse transcriptase/maturase — MKTNESVKSAVSPLVENWHSINWVKIQRYVRKLQQRIYRAEQLNQTRKVRKLQRLLLRSKANLLLSIRRVTQENKGKKTAGIDGYISNTPQERVELFNKLSRYSVRNIKVKPARRTYIPKKNGKLRPLGIPVIVDRVYQNVFKNALEPQWEAKFEMTSYGFRPKRSTHDAMSDLFTKLSKGSAKGWIFEGDFEGCFDNLNHDYIMGCINNFPNKSIIRDWLESGYVDNDIFNETTKGTPQGGIISPLLANVALHGMEKEISVRYIHTTRQGDTLYSNSVGVVRYADDFVIVCPTEEEAYGMYDKLEPYLNKRGLNLAKDKTRVVHISKGFDFLGFNFRQYPTKDGMRLFIKPSKDSVKRAKQKIKEIFEWGKGRETSVLIDRLNRVVRGITNYWSPTVAKKIFRDIDSYILKRTLIYLKHRHHRKSIKWIRKTYFKPDHTGVSKDKWILTCPHDNTKQLMKMSWVKIERHIKIKQYNSPFDASLKEYFERRDKKEFDKENTLAKQKLAKKSKYKCRVCHESLVGDEPLEANHIIPKIIGGRDTYENLELLHKSCHKTHHALLERYGNGKQLPKVQSYLKRNNVDVNSKQAVKYMMDAFKKFAY, encoded by the coding sequence ATGAAAACTAACGAGAGTGTTAAGTCGGCTGTTTCCCCACTAGTGGAGAATTGGCACTCAATTAATTGGGTGAAAATTCAACGCTATGTTAGGAAACTTCAACAACGAATCTATCGTGCCGAACAATTAAACCAAACAAGGAAAGTAAGAAAACTTCAAAGATTACTTTTAAGAAGCAAGGCTAATCTACTTCTAAGTATTAGACGAGTCACTCAAGAGAATAAAGGTAAAAAGACAGCAGGTATAGACGGTTATATCTCTAACACGCCTCAAGAAAGAGTTGAGTTATTCAACAAATTAAGCAGATATAGTGTTAGAAATATCAAGGTTAAACCAGCTAGAAGAACCTATATTCCTAAGAAGAACGGTAAACTTCGTCCACTAGGTATTCCAGTTATAGTTGACAGAGTATATCAAAATGTCTTCAAAAACGCATTAGAGCCACAATGGGAAGCAAAATTTGAAATGACCTCTTATGGATTCAGACCTAAACGCAGTACGCATGATGCAATGAGCGATTTATTCACTAAATTAAGCAAAGGTAGTGCTAAGGGATGGATTTTTGAGGGGGATTTTGAAGGTTGCTTTGACAATTTGAATCATGATTACATTATGGGGTGTATTAATAACTTCCCTAATAAATCAATAATTCGAGACTGGCTCGAAAGTGGATATGTAGACAACGATATATTCAATGAGACAACAAAAGGAACGCCACAAGGTGGAATTATCTCACCATTGTTAGCAAACGTGGCACTACATGGAATGGAGAAAGAAATCAGTGTTAGATACATCCATACAACACGACAAGGAGATACATTGTACTCAAATTCAGTTGGTGTTGTTAGATACGCTGATGACTTTGTAATTGTCTGTCCTACAGAAGAAGAAGCATATGGCATGTACGATAAGTTAGAACCATACCTGAACAAACGTGGATTAAATCTTGCGAAAGACAAAACAAGAGTAGTACACATTAGTAAAGGGTTTGACTTCTTAGGATTTAATTTCAGACAATATCCAACAAAAGACGGAATGCGCTTGTTCATTAAGCCTTCCAAAGATAGTGTCAAACGAGCTAAACAAAAGATTAAAGAAATATTCGAATGGGGTAAAGGTAGAGAAACGTCGGTCCTAATTGATAGATTAAATCGTGTCGTTAGAGGAATAACGAATTATTGGTCTCCTACGGTTGCCAAGAAGATTTTCAGAGATATAGATAGTTATATTCTGAAAAGAACGCTAATTTACTTGAAACATAGACATCATCGTAAATCAATTAAATGGATTAGAAAGACATATTTTAAACCCGACCATACTGGTGTGAGCAAGGACAAATGGATTCTTACATGTCCACATGATAATACAAAACAACTCATGAAAATGAGTTGGGTAAAAATCGAAAGACATATTAAAATCAAACAATATAACAGTCCATTTGATGCTTCACTAAAAGAGTATTTCGAGCGACGAGATAAAAAAGAGTTCGATAAGGAGAACACTTTAGCGAAACAAAAACTTGCTAAAAAGTCTAAATACAAATGTAGGGTCTGCCATGAATCGCTTGTTGGAGACGAACCATTAGAAGCAAATCATATAATACCGAAAATTATAGGTGGTCGTGACACTTATGAGAACCTTGAGTTACTTCATAAGTCTTGTCATAAAACACATCATGCATTATTAGAGAGATACGGTAACGGTAAGCAATTACCAAAGGTTCAGTCTTACCTTAAAAGAAATAATGTGGATGTAAACAGTAAACAAGCGGTCAAATATATGATGGATGCATTTAAGAAGTTTGCGTACTAA